The Flavobacterium psychrotrophum region AGTCCAGGACGTACGACCTGATCGCCAACGCCCAGCTCTCCTATGACCTGGGCAGCGGGCTGGAACTAAAGTCCAGCTTTGGCTATTCATCGGTAAACAATGGGGAAGATAACGCTTCGCCATCCACCCAGTACGACCCCGCTTATGGCCTCGGGAGTGACTTCTCCACCCTGATCCGATCGTCATCCGACAGGAAGTCGTGGATCATAGAGCCACAGTTACACTGGACGAAAACTATGGGCGCGCTGAACCTTGACGCGCTTGCAGGGAGTACCTTCCAGTCGCAGCAGGGGCAGCAAAACGTGCTGTATGCCTCCGGGTTCTCCAGCAACAGCCTTATCTACAACCTGGCAGCGGCCTCCCAGCTTTTCGTCTTGCAGGACCAGGGTACCGAATACCGTTACATGGCTTTTTTTAGCAGGGTGAACGCCAACTGGAAAGGCAGGTACCTCTTGAACCTGACCGGCAGGAGGGACGGTTCCAGCCGTTTTGGGCCCGGAAAACGCTTCGCCAGTTTTGGGGCAGTTGGCGCGGCATGGATTTTTTCCGAAGAAGGTTTCTTTGATAAGGACAGCTTTTGGAGTTTCGGAAAGCTTCGGGGTTCGTACGGCATCACAGGGAACGACCAGATTGGCGATTATCAGTTCCTCGACACCTACTCCACCTCGGGTGTGTCTTATGGAGGCGTTATCGGGCTTCAGCCCTCCCGACTGTACAACCCAGAATTCGGATGGGAAACCAGTAAAAAACTGGAAGCGGCACTGGAGGCCGGGTTCTTCAACGACCGGCTGTTCCTGACCCTGGGATGGTACCGCAACCGTTCCTCCAGCCAGCTGACGGGTATCCCGCTTCCGGGGACGACCGGCTTTTCATCGGTACAGGCCAACCTGGATGCCACCGTGCAGAATACGGGAGTGGAGGTAACCCTGCGCAGCGTCAATTTTGATACCAAAGATTTTAACTGGACAACCAGTTTTAATATTTCCGCAGGCAGGAACAAACTCCTGGCGTTCCCCGGGCTCGGGGGCTCCACGTATGCCAACCAGTATGTGATCGGCCAGCCTTTGAACATCCGTAAAGTGTATCACGTAGTGGGGGTAGATCCCCAGACAGGCATTTACCGCTTTGAAGATGCCAATGGCGACGGTACGGTTTCCAGCGCTGACCGCCAGACCGTAAAAGACCTGAACCCGGAGTACTTCGGGGGATTACAGAACTCCATAAGGTTCAGGCGCTGGCAGCTTGATTTTCTGTTCCAGTTCTCCAAACAACAGAATTTTAATGAGGTGGCATTCTTCGGTGTGCCGGGTACAGCCTCCAACCAGCCTGCAAGCATGCTGGACCGTTGGCAGCAACCGGGTGCTACCGCTACCCACCAGCTGTATACCGATGGGACGAACAGTGCCGCTGTAGATGCGTATTACCGCTACATGGAAAGCGATGCGGCCATAAGCGATGCCTCTTACATCCGCCTTAAAAACCTGTCGCTGTCCTACCAGCTGCCCCTCGATGGGATCAGTTGCAAAATCTTTGCGCAGGCACAGAACCTGCTGACGTTCACCTCCTACAAAGGCGCCGACCCCGAATTCAGGGCTACAGGGTTTCTTCCCCCCCTCCGGGTAATCAGTGCCGGGATACAATGTACCTTTTAAACATTACGATTATGAAAATATTGATAGAATATACTACTGCGTATACCATGCGCCTGCGCCGGTTTACTGCTTCACATATAGCATACGCCCTTTTTATAGCAATCGTCACTTCAGGATGCGATTTTACGGAAGTGGGCCTGCCCGATTCCCAATTGGCAGCGCAAGCTGTATTTGAAGATAAAGCAACAGCGGACGCTGCAATGGCGGATGTATATGCCAGGATGCGTGACAATGGCATGTTGTCCGGAAATGCTGAAGGGCTGTCGTTCCTTTTGGGGAATTATACCGATGAGCTTGACTTTTATGGCAGCCCACAAAACAGCGCAGTACCGTTTTATAACAATGCACTGGTGGTAACCAACAGCACGGTAAAGACACTCTGGGACAATGCCTACGGGCAGGTATACGCCGCTAATGCGGTACTGGAAGGCGCTACGGCCTCACAATCTTTATTGGAAGCGGACCGCCGCCGCCTCCAGGGGGAAGCGCTTTTTGTAAGGGGCCTGCTGCACCTTTACCTTACCTCGGTTTTTGGCGATGTACCTTACGTAACCACGACCGATTACCAGCAGAACCGTAACGTATCAAAACT contains the following coding sequences:
- a CDS encoding SusC/RagA family TonB-linked outer membrane protein, whose protein sequence is MNYFLFCKGRMAFGYPILIGCCLLLCPAPANASYSAGYSGHTWQQHTISGNLRDASGPLPGVSISVKGKNMHAVSTADGTYSINAGLQDILVFESIGYKTVEISVDGRTTIDLVLEEDSATLEEVTINAGYYSVKQKESTGSIARITSRDIETQPVTNVLATLQGRMAGVNVVQTTGTPGGGFDIQIRGLNSLRSGGNSPLYIIDGVPYSSEPIGSASTATVLPTQPSPLNSINPEQIASIEVLKDADATAIYGSRGANGVVLITTKKGKVGKMKFTGTMYQGAGTITRKMDLMDTRQYLEMRREALANDGITEYPAAAYDVNGTWDQSRYTDWQEELLGGTAAITNAQVALSGGSGQTQFLLSGTFNRQATVFPSDFNYKKGNVYLNLNHVSDNKRFKVNFSAGYTAQYNNQPRIDLMQEALSLAPNAPALYDQQGKLNWENSTFNNPLRNLEGSYESRTYDLIANAQLSYDLGSGLELKSSFGYSSVNNGEDNASPSTQYDPAYGLGSDFSTLIRSSSDRKSWIIEPQLHWTKTMGALNLDALAGSTFQSQQGQQNVLYASGFSSNSLIYNLAAASQLFVLQDQGTEYRYMAFFSRVNANWKGRYLLNLTGRRDGSSRFGPGKRFASFGAVGAAWIFSEEGFFDKDSFWSFGKLRGSYGITGNDQIGDYQFLDTYSTSGVSYGGVIGLQPSRLYNPEFGWETSKKLEAALEAGFFNDRLFLTLGWYRNRSSSQLTGIPLPGTTGFSSVQANLDATVQNTGVEVTLRSVNFDTKDFNWTTSFNISAGRNKLLAFPGLGGSTYANQYVIGQPLNIRKVYHVVGVDPQTGIYRFEDANGDGTVSSADRQTVKDLNPEYFGGLQNSIRFRRWQLDFLFQFSKQQNFNEVAFFGVPGTASNQPASMLDRWQQPGATATHQLYTDGTNSAAVDAYYRYMESDAAISDASYIRLKNLSLSYQLPLDGISCKIFAQAQNLLTFTSYKGADPEFRATGFLPPLRVISAGIQCTF